In one Lolium rigidum isolate FL_2022 chromosome 3, APGP_CSIRO_Lrig_0.1, whole genome shotgun sequence genomic region, the following are encoded:
- the LOC124703658 gene encoding 2-(3-amino-3-carboxypropyl)histidine synthase subunit 2-like translates to MADTAYNSCCVDEVGASAIDAHCVVHYGHSCMSPTSNLPAFFVFGKAPLDVGACCRSLLDCSRESNKPILVLCGLEYAHALDDLKGAAAELCKSDSCNHEIQYADVMCSQMSPSSSPTAEEQCPQSNESTHNDDLANFVNSCCNVEGSMRKYNLGGLTWSISIDEKIDDYLLYWIGEDNSAFANVALTFNKCVIVRYDTVANQLSRDVSHLMKILRRRYYLVEKAKDANIIAILVGTLGVAGYLDIIEQMKNLIKAAGKKSYTLVMGRPNSAKLANFPECEVFVYVSCAQTALLDSKEFLAPVITPFEAVLAFSRGREWTGEYLLDFKDLITSEKPEVASRSKEARFSFIKGGYVEDDFPQENEEHPETSLALAELTEKTLSVRNQNNDAVLYQGGAKSAIDYLKARSYRGLTGEYEVAPDTVLIGRTGRAAVYSDEKTKQ, encoded by the exons ATGGCCGACACCGCCTACAACTCCTGCTGCGTCGACGAGGTGGGGGCGTCCGCCATCGACGCCCACTGCGTCGTCCACTACGGCCACTCCTGCATGAGCCC AACATCGAATTTGCCTGCTTTCTTCGTATTCGGGAAGGCACCGTTGGATGTCGGTGCGTGCTGCCGTTCATTGCTGGATTGCTCGAGAGAAAGCAATAAACCCATTCTT GTGTTATGTGGATTGGAGTATGCACATGCCTTGGATGATCTTAAAGGAGCAGCTGCGGAATTATGCAAATCAGATTCTTGCAATCATGAAATTCAGTATGCAGATGTTATGTGTTCGCAAATGAGTCCTTCATCAAGTCCTACTGCTGAAGAGCAATGCCCTCAGTCCAATGAAAGCACACACAATGATGATTTGGCGAACTTTGTGAATAGTTGTTGTAATGTGGAAGGGTCCATGCGCAAGTATAATCTTGGAGGCCTTACGTGGAGTATATCGATAGATGAGAAAATAGATGACTATTTGTTATACTGGATTGGGGAAGATAACTCTGCTTTTGCTAATGTTGCACTTACTTTCAATAAATGCGTTATAG TTAGGTATGACACGGTGGCAAATCAATTGTCAAGGGATGTCTCCCATCTAATGAAAATTCTTAGGCGCAG ATATTACCTGGTCGAGAAGGCAAAGGATGCAAACATCATTGCCATTTTGGTGGGAACTCTAGGTGTTG CTGGTTATCTTGACATAAttgaacaaatgaaaaatctgatCAAAGCTGCTGGAAAGAAATCTTATACGCTGGTCATGGGACGGCCTAATTCTGCAAAACTTGCCAACTTTCCAGAG TGTGAAGTTTTTGTATATGTTTCTTGTGCCCAAACTGCTCTATTGGATAGCAAAGAATTTTTAGCCCCAGTTATCACACCATTTGAAGCTGTATTAGCTTTTAGCAG GGGAAGAGAATGGACTGGAGAATATCTTTTGGATTTCAAGGATTTGATTACTTCAGAGAAACCTGAAGTTGCAAGCAGAAGTAAAGAAGCACGATTTTCTTTTATCAAAGGTGGCTATGTTGAAGATGATTTTCCTCAAG AAAATGAAGAGCATCCGGAAACATCACTTGCACTGGCTGAGCTAACGGAGAAGACCCTTAGTGTCCGAAACCAAAATAACGATGCAGTTCTCTACCAAGGAGGTGCCAAGTCTGCGATCGACTACCTCAAGGCACGGTCCTACCGTGGTCTCACTGGAGAATACGAGGTAGCACCAGACACGGTCTTGATAGGCAGGACAGGGAGGGCTGCTGTTTACTCTGACGAGAAAACAAAGCAATGA